From Pseudoalteromonas viridis, one genomic window encodes:
- a CDS encoding GNAT family N-acetyltransferase — protein MHVRPAEQKDLEILSQICMDSFDSALANTLPAAGRDTFKAIAAPAAIAARLAQDNQVLVAEIAGKPVGMLELKAGRHIAMLFVTPAQQNQGVGKALINAAFELATEQSVTVSASLPSVGAYQKYGFELTGEVAESGGLVYQPMEATLPQPHL, from the coding sequence ATGCACGTAAGACCCGCAGAACAAAAGGATTTAGAGATTCTCAGCCAGATTTGTATGGACTCATTTGATAGTGCGCTGGCCAATACCTTACCAGCGGCTGGTCGGGATACCTTTAAGGCAATCGCCGCCCCCGCAGCGATTGCGGCGCGGCTGGCACAGGATAACCAAGTTTTGGTGGCTGAAATTGCAGGCAAGCCTGTTGGTATGCTTGAGTTAAAGGCGGGTCGCCATATTGCCATGTTATTTGTTACTCCTGCTCAGCAAAATCAGGGGGTTGGCAAAGCGCTTATTAATGCCGCATTTGAGCTGGCCACTGAGCAAAGCGTAACGGTTTCGGCTTCACTACCGTCGGTGGGGGCTTATCAAAAGTATGGTTTTGAGCTGACCGGTGAGGTTGCCGAGTCTGGCGGCCTGGTTTATCAGCCTATGGAAGCCACACTACCCCAGCCGCATTTATAA
- a CDS encoding ATP-binding protein — protein MFDDDALLFGSDEEPDESPTLPPWKILLVDDEEDIHQISRLVLEQMELDGRGVTFLNAYSGTQAQQVLAEHDDIALILLDVVMETAEAGLDFAKYVREEAQNHKVRIILRTGQPGMAPESDITREYDVNDYKTKTELTSSKLKASVLVALRTYQHLDKTQQVQSGLDKIITCTNALLSDSELVEFELRVFQSLTETLPLSQQFEPAPMNVFIVSLKRDSETFEQILPQEAVSLDIPAPIQTQFIAQYNAHERAHAERSVVLDNYAMLFLGDKSDGTPVFAIACYANPIEEQEAQLLLNLAHNLGIAWRNTQLQERLSNNNIALESQVAERTAELQAARERAEQANLAKSMFLSNMSHEIRTPLNAVLGFAQLLERDSGLNSGHKATMNKIIRAGNHLLDIINDVLDISKIEAGSSKLNPVDFELNGLLEDLGSMFKLKCEQKQLTWQLNSALKTPTGVHGDQGKLRQVLINLLGNAVKFTDKGTITLSYSQPSAGLHRFEVQDTGPGILPEDLENLFNSFTQGSAGVEKGGTGLGLCISSKQVEMMGGKLDVQSEPGKGSTFCFTLPLPEAEVEASSNQRQTLQQLKVRSDKQLRALCVDDVAYNREILGQTLAACGIEVDYAEDGKQAIEVIQQNSFDIVFLDLLMPVMRGDEAVVIIRKELGLSELKCVAISAFSLHHEVQHYLSIGFDQFIGKPYTIAQIFDSLLSFFPDHFEHTELEGAEVSGDEPAAELILADYSLPAEQKAQLIRFAQVNNSSRIKQTLKEIDAQQPNNRQLTQYLAKFISRFDMTGFIAALDEVQDG, from the coding sequence ATGTTCGACGATGACGCGCTCCTGTTTGGCTCTGATGAAGAGCCCGATGAGTCACCCACTCTGCCCCCCTGGAAAATTCTGTTGGTTGATGATGAAGAAGACATCCACCAAATTTCCAGGCTGGTACTGGAACAAATGGAGCTGGATGGCCGCGGCGTGACCTTTTTGAATGCCTACAGTGGCACTCAGGCACAACAAGTGCTGGCTGAACACGACGACATTGCGCTGATTTTGCTTGATGTAGTCATGGAAACCGCCGAAGCGGGCCTGGACTTTGCGAAATACGTGCGTGAAGAGGCGCAAAATCATAAGGTGCGGATCATATTACGCACCGGCCAGCCGGGTATGGCGCCGGAGTCCGACATTACCCGGGAATACGATGTTAACGACTACAAAACCAAAACGGAGCTGACCAGCAGTAAACTAAAAGCCTCGGTACTGGTTGCACTGCGCACCTACCAGCATTTGGATAAAACCCAGCAAGTTCAGTCCGGATTAGACAAAATCATCACCTGTACCAACGCTTTGCTGAGCGACTCCGAGCTGGTTGAATTTGAACTCAGGGTGTTTCAGAGCCTGACCGAAACGCTGCCATTAAGTCAGCAGTTTGAACCGGCTCCTATGAACGTTTTTATCGTCTCACTTAAGCGCGACAGCGAAACCTTTGAGCAAATTCTGCCGCAAGAAGCGGTTAGTTTAGATATCCCGGCCCCCATCCAGACACAATTTATAGCCCAGTATAACGCGCACGAGCGTGCCCACGCAGAGCGCAGCGTGGTGCTGGATAACTACGCCATGCTGTTTCTGGGCGATAAAAGCGATGGCACCCCGGTTTTTGCAATTGCCTGTTACGCCAACCCAATAGAAGAGCAAGAGGCGCAACTGCTGTTAAACCTGGCTCATAACTTAGGCATTGCCTGGCGCAATACTCAGCTGCAGGAGCGACTCAGTAATAACAATATTGCACTTGAAAGCCAGGTGGCAGAGCGCACCGCAGAGCTACAGGCCGCCAGAGAGCGAGCCGAGCAAGCCAACCTGGCTAAAAGCATGTTTTTATCGAATATGAGCCACGAAATACGCACGCCGCTGAATGCTGTACTTGGCTTTGCCCAGCTACTGGAGCGCGACAGCGGTTTGAACTCAGGCCACAAAGCCACCATGAATAAAATTATCCGAGCCGGAAATCACCTGCTGGATATCATCAATGATGTGCTGGATATTTCAAAAATTGAGGCCGGTTCAAGCAAGCTGAACCCGGTCGATTTTGAGCTCAATGGGCTGCTTGAAGACCTGGGCAGTATGTTCAAACTCAAGTGCGAGCAAAAACAGCTTACCTGGCAGTTAAACAGCGCGCTCAAAACGCCAACCGGGGTGCATGGCGATCAGGGTAAACTGCGTCAGGTGCTGATCAATTTACTTGGCAATGCCGTGAAATTTACAGACAAAGGCACCATTACGCTGAGCTATTCACAGCCCTCCGCTGGCTTACACCGCTTTGAGGTGCAAGACACGGGGCCCGGCATCTTACCGGAAGATCTCGAAAATCTGTTTAACAGCTTTACCCAGGGCAGCGCCGGGGTCGAAAAAGGCGGCACCGGGCTGGGTTTGTGTATTTCATCCAAGCAAGTTGAAATGATGGGCGGCAAACTGGATGTGCAGTCGGAGCCTGGCAAAGGCAGCACTTTTTGTTTTACTTTACCACTGCCCGAAGCCGAGGTTGAGGCAAGCAGCAATCAGCGCCAGACATTACAACAGCTGAAGGTACGCAGCGACAAGCAACTGCGCGCGCTATGCGTTGACGATGTTGCCTATAACCGGGAAATACTGGGCCAGACACTGGCCGCATGTGGCATTGAGGTAGACTACGCAGAAGATGGCAAACAGGCCATTGAGGTGATCCAGCAAAACAGCTTTGACATTGTATTTTTGGATTTACTTATGCCCGTTATGCGCGGCGATGAGGCGGTTGTGATTATTCGTAAAGAGCTTGGCCTGTCGGAGCTAAAGTGCGTGGCCATTTCGGCATTCAGCCTGCACCACGAGGTACAACATTACCTGAGCATTGGCTTTGACCAGTTTATTGGTAAGCCCTACACCATAGCGCAGATCTTTGACTCCCTGCTGTCGTTTTTCCCCGACCATTTTGAGCATACCGAGCTGGAAGGCGCCGAAGTATCGGGCGATGAGCCTGCTGCTGAACTGATATTGGCCGACTATTCGCTGCCCGCTGAGCAAAAAGCACAACTAATACGCTTTGCTCAGGTGAACAACAGCTCACGCATTAAGCAAACCCTGAAAGAAATTGACGCTCAGCAGCCAAATAACAGGCAGCTTACCCAATACTTGGCTAAATTTATAAGTAGGTTTGACATGACAGGCTTTATTGCGGCGCTCGACGAGGTGCAAGATGGATGA
- a CDS encoding sensor histidine kinase codes for MDDDPVSLNNCRILIVDDKAENLELLTNFLEPEGYEVAFATSGKEAINIATIFLPHLILLDVMMPGIDGFETCRRLKSLGKVKEVPVIFVTGKSELSDIVEAFSVGAVDYVTKPIRQEELLARVSTHLQLQALINLRDELISTLRDKTLELEKLSKLKEQQLETSQHFSHIGELVGELTHELGTPLSVVRTAVSHLNEKQQELAQKVQKQTLAKQDLQTFIDNTAQSCEIVLSSMDNVMHLIDSFKNIVVGEFSGTISECNLHDYLHNIQYVLTPKLKRTPHTVSIHCPQALHIVSDTGALSQVLINLINNALIHAFEEQTAGTIDIQLDHQDDKITLNIKDNGKGISCEQTSKVFDKYYTTRVGAGGSGLGLYIVKKLVESRLNGSIALSSQPGEGTVFTIVLPKELSNQANA; via the coding sequence ATGGATGACGATCCGGTTTCACTGAACAATTGCAGAATTTTAATTGTTGATGACAAGGCTGAAAACCTTGAATTGCTTACCAACTTTTTAGAGCCGGAAGGCTACGAAGTGGCCTTTGCCACATCGGGCAAAGAAGCCATAAACATTGCCACTATTTTTCTGCCGCACCTGATCTTACTTGATGTGATGATGCCCGGCATAGACGGCTTTGAAACCTGCCGACGGCTCAAATCTCTGGGTAAGGTTAAAGAGGTTCCGGTGATTTTTGTGACCGGCAAAAGCGAATTAAGCGACATTGTAGAAGCCTTTAGCGTGGGCGCGGTCGACTACGTGACAAAACCCATCCGTCAGGAAGAATTACTGGCCCGGGTATCGACCCACCTGCAACTGCAAGCCCTGATTAATTTGCGCGACGAGCTGATCTCGACCCTCAGAGACAAAACGCTGGAGCTGGAAAAACTCTCTAAACTCAAAGAGCAGCAACTGGAAACCTCACAACACTTTAGCCACATTGGCGAGCTGGTTGGTGAGCTAACCCATGAACTGGGCACCCCCTTGAGTGTGGTGCGCACCGCCGTATCACACCTGAATGAAAAGCAGCAAGAGCTTGCCCAGAAAGTGCAAAAGCAAACGCTGGCAAAACAGGATCTGCAAACATTTATTGATAACACCGCCCAAAGTTGTGAGATTGTGCTCTCCAGTATGGATAATGTGATGCACCTGATAGACAGCTTTAAGAACATCGTAGTCGGCGAGTTCAGTGGCACCATCTCAGAGTGTAACTTGCACGACTATTTGCACAATATCCAGTATGTTTTAACCCCTAAATTAAAACGCACCCCACACACAGTTTCCATTCACTGTCCACAAGCCTTGCACATAGTGTCGGATACCGGCGCTTTATCTCAGGTATTAATTAACCTGATCAATAACGCGCTGATCCACGCCTTTGAAGAACAAACAGCAGGCACCATAGATATTCAGTTAGATCATCAGGACGATAAAATCACGCTGAACATTAAAGACAATGGCAAAGGCATTTCGTGCGAGCAAACCAGTAAAGTATTCGATAAGTACTACACAACCCGCGTTGGCGCAGGCGGCAGTGGCCTTGGCCTGTACATAGTAAAAAAACTGGTAGAGAGCCGTTTAAATGGCAGTATCGCCTTGTCCAGCCAGCCCGGTGAAGGCACGGTGTTTACGATAGTGTTGCCTAAAGAGCTAAGTAACCAGGCAAATGCTTAA
- a CDS encoding helix-turn-helix domain-containing protein — MIIRKLRLQRGWSQEQLAECSGLSIRTIQRIERGQDPSLESLKSLAAVFETSIASLKEEPGSMSQGSITQQEQRVIEQVRAIKDFYSHLTTYVLVNLVLFAINFFTSPGYIWAWWPALGWGIGLFSHWVSAFEVFDLFGAKWEKRQIEKRLGRKL, encoded by the coding sequence ATGATAATCAGGAAACTCAGATTACAACGAGGATGGTCTCAGGAACAGTTGGCTGAATGTAGCGGCTTAAGTATTCGCACTATTCAGCGCATTGAGCGAGGTCAGGACCCCAGTCTGGAATCATTAAAGTCGTTAGCTGCTGTTTTTGAAACTAGCATTGCAAGTCTAAAAGAGGAGCCGGGTAGCATGTCACAGGGATCAATCACACAACAAGAGCAGCGTGTCATAGAACAAGTACGCGCAATTAAAGATTTTTATTCTCATTTAACCACCTATGTCCTGGTGAATTTGGTACTTTTTGCTATCAACTTTTTCACCAGTCCAGGCTACATCTGGGCCTGGTGGCCTGCACTCGGCTGGGGGATCGGATTGTTCAGCCACTGGGTGAGCGCCTTTGAAGTCTTTGACTTGTTTGGCGCAAAGTGGGAGAAACGCCAGATTGAGAAACGTCTGGGCAGAAAACTCTGA
- a CDS encoding ATP-binding protein, whose translation MTWLLIESSVQLSTPSLLLMAGAGVVASALALVFLWLANRDVKATLYWALSPICLGLSMILFGVQNELPLSVRYLLPNLFGQAALILVLIGCYHACERALPLRQIVCYYGAFLLIHCIFTYVVSNYASRLILGMITLTITSGWIWTCLYRFGRPRYSVSLVLISLSLGFLSFFALGKAFDVLSDPAVSSLQQDHTLKAQLFVVSLFMSQLVFNFAFAIMTGEYRNAKNREIQQQLIESNQALQQEKQRAEQHSKMKSEFLANMSHEIRTPINGVIGCLNLLLSHDLAAQQKQYAKLADASAHSLLGVINDILDFSKIESGKLEISPDSVDLYELVDSVAKSFAITLDQKQLTLLVDCHALKHRFVRLDPIRTRQILTNLLSNAVKFTDSGTLQLNLACEEVAVSASREAITTLQCDVIDSGIGIQPEARHKLFSSFSQCDASTTRKYGGTGLGLAIAKQLCKLMHGDIELVDSTEPGAHFRFHFQVEAQKGGLWGRDIAPSDARIAVLSQHPRLTQVLCQQLEALGCQTQVLMLPLAGEISHDVLILDMTEPAYQEKQLEALRALSGSRKILAICNMQCEIQRETVFAQHQITVVYPPVTAKDLVQMFSEQCGSKLPEPVTTESPLRGVRVLLAEDNPINQVVASKMLAAWEVEVQLAESGKQAVDMLKAMPEHALPDLVLMDCQMPVMDGYEATRHIRSSPELEACRDLPIIALTANAMQGERTTCLACGMSGYVSKPIQADVLQAEMLKMLVDKAAGQTQ comes from the coding sequence GTGACCTGGCTCCTAATCGAGTCGTCAGTGCAATTATCAACGCCTTCTTTATTGCTTATGGCCGGTGCCGGGGTGGTTGCCTCCGCGCTGGCTTTGGTGTTTTTGTGGCTGGCCAACCGAGACGTTAAAGCCACGCTGTACTGGGCACTATCGCCAATCTGTCTGGGGCTCAGTATGATCCTGTTTGGCGTGCAAAATGAGTTGCCACTGAGCGTACGCTATCTGTTGCCCAATTTGTTCGGCCAGGCTGCTTTAATTCTGGTGCTGATTGGTTGCTACCATGCCTGTGAACGAGCCCTGCCGCTGCGTCAGATTGTTTGCTATTACGGGGCTTTTTTACTCATCCATTGTATTTTTACTTATGTCGTTTCAAATTACGCGTCGCGACTCATCTTAGGGATGATCACGCTCACCATCACCTCAGGCTGGATCTGGACTTGTCTGTACCGCTTTGGTCGGCCTCGGTATTCCGTGTCGCTGGTTCTGATCAGTCTGAGCCTGGGGTTTCTCAGCTTTTTTGCCTTAGGTAAGGCGTTTGATGTTTTGTCAGACCCGGCGGTTAGCAGTCTTCAGCAAGATCACACGTTAAAGGCGCAGTTATTTGTGGTTTCCCTGTTTATGAGTCAGCTGGTGTTTAACTTTGCCTTTGCGATTATGACCGGGGAATATCGTAATGCCAAAAACCGTGAAATTCAGCAGCAGTTGATAGAATCGAATCAGGCACTGCAACAGGAAAAGCAGCGTGCCGAGCAGCACTCCAAAATGAAGTCAGAGTTTTTGGCTAACATGAGCCATGAGATCCGCACACCCATCAATGGCGTGATTGGGTGTCTGAACTTATTGCTTAGTCACGACCTGGCAGCACAGCAAAAACAATACGCCAAACTGGCGGATGCCAGCGCTCATTCGTTATTGGGGGTGATTAACGACATTCTGGATTTTTCTAAAATTGAGTCGGGCAAACTGGAGATAAGCCCGGACTCGGTTGACCTCTATGAGCTGGTGGATTCGGTGGCCAAGTCGTTTGCTATCACGTTAGATCAAAAGCAGCTCACATTACTGGTAGATTGCCACGCTCTGAAGCATCGTTTTGTTCGCCTTGATCCGATCAGAACCCGCCAGATCCTGACCAACTTACTGAGTAACGCCGTCAAATTCACCGACTCCGGCACGCTTCAGCTTAATTTGGCCTGTGAGGAAGTTGCTGTATCTGCCTCTCGCGAGGCTATCACCACATTGCAGTGTGATGTCATTGATTCGGGGATTGGCATTCAACCAGAGGCCAGACACAAGTTGTTTAGTTCATTTAGTCAATGTGATGCATCGACAACCCGTAAATATGGCGGCACCGGCCTGGGGCTCGCCATTGCCAAGCAGCTGTGTAAGCTGATGCACGGGGATATTGAGTTAGTTGATAGCACAGAGCCCGGTGCCCATTTTCGCTTTCATTTTCAGGTCGAAGCACAAAAAGGCGGGCTGTGGGGCAGGGATATAGCGCCGAGTGATGCTCGTATTGCGGTGTTATCACAGCACCCCAGGCTGACACAAGTATTGTGCCAGCAGCTCGAAGCGTTGGGATGTCAGACTCAGGTGCTGATGTTACCGCTGGCAGGGGAGATAAGCCACGATGTGTTGATTTTGGATATGACCGAGCCTGCATATCAGGAGAAACAGCTTGAGGCGCTCAGGGCCTTATCGGGGAGTCGAAAGATACTCGCTATTTGTAATATGCAATGTGAGATACAGCGTGAAACGGTCTTTGCTCAGCATCAGATCACTGTGGTTTACCCGCCGGTTACGGCAAAAGATCTGGTGCAAATGTTTTCAGAGCAATGCGGCTCTAAGCTGCCAGAGCCTGTTACAACTGAGTCGCCTTTACGGGGCGTACGGGTGTTACTGGCAGAAGATAACCCAATTAATCAGGTGGTTGCCAGTAAAATGCTGGCAGCCTGGGAAGTGGAGGTACAACTGGCCGAGTCGGGAAAACAAGCCGTAGACATGCTGAAGGCCATGCCGGAGCATGCCTTGCCTGATTTGGTCCTGATGGATTGTCAGATGCCTGTGATGGATGGTTACGAGGCAACCCGGCATATCCGCAGCAGTCCCGAACTGGAGGCCTGTCGCGATTTGCCTATTATCGCGCTGACTGCCAACGCAATGCAGGGGGAGCGCACAACCTGTCTGGCCTGCGGTATGAGTGGCTATGTCAGCAAGCCCATTCAGGCCGACGTGCTACAAGCTGAAATGCTCAAAATGCTGGTGGATAAAGCCGCGGGCCAAACGCAATAG
- a CDS encoding hemolysin family protein, with translation MKLDLIWVFLLIVMSAVFALCEISLAAARKVKLQSRLDLGDLRAKKVMYLQANAHQFFAAVQVVLNALAIVAGMIGESVFTPYLYQASQVVTGLFVADVSQYHAVLLQVSTVLSFLLITAMFVLFADLLPKRVAMVIPESIAMRFISLMLASVWLFKPVIWLFNLMADVIIRAFKLPNQRDELITRDDLFAVVDQSAEQGELGAHEHNIIGNVLDLDQTSITQAMINRDAVEWLNIHDDEKALAKQIQSRSFQQYLLCDASLDQVIAAVEAKQLLSNLIAGRPLLDAQQEAFLRPVILLDTLSLSDALNALKAHPCNTAVVINEFATVVGMVTLSSILNFIALKDSEAIEAQFRQKDASRWLVQGDMSMKDFQLSVVEHEFMPVDSIETLAGYLIHHCRHFPHQGETIEIEGFTFKVTEIQGLAIKQIEVSRS, from the coding sequence GTGAAATTGGACCTTATATGGGTTTTTTTGCTCATTGTTATGAGCGCTGTGTTTGCTTTGTGCGAAATCTCACTGGCTGCGGCACGTAAAGTTAAGTTGCAAAGCAGGCTGGATCTTGGCGACCTCCGAGCCAAAAAAGTGATGTATTTGCAGGCCAATGCACACCAGTTTTTTGCCGCCGTTCAGGTTGTGCTGAACGCGCTGGCCATTGTGGCTGGTATGATTGGCGAGTCGGTATTTACACCCTACCTCTATCAGGCATCACAAGTGGTTACCGGGCTGTTTGTGGCCGATGTCAGCCAATACCATGCGGTTTTGCTGCAAGTTTCTACCGTGCTGTCGTTTTTACTGATCACCGCGATGTTTGTGTTGTTTGCCGACTTGCTGCCCAAACGGGTTGCTATGGTGATCCCCGAATCAATCGCAATGCGCTTTATCAGCCTGATGCTGGCAAGCGTCTGGTTGTTTAAACCTGTGATTTGGTTGTTTAACCTGATGGCAGATGTGATTATCCGCGCATTCAAATTACCCAATCAGCGCGATGAGTTGATCACCCGGGATGACTTGTTTGCGGTGGTTGACCAAAGTGCGGAGCAGGGCGAGCTGGGGGCACATGAGCACAATATTATCGGCAATGTGCTGGATTTAGATCAGACCAGCATTACCCAGGCGATGATCAATCGCGATGCCGTTGAGTGGCTGAATATTCATGACGATGAAAAAGCGCTGGCAAAACAAATTCAAAGCCGCAGTTTTCAGCAGTATTTACTCTGCGACGCTAGCCTGGATCAGGTGATTGCGGCCGTGGAGGCCAAGCAGCTGTTGAGCAATCTGATTGCTGGCCGACCCCTGCTTGATGCCCAGCAGGAGGCTTTTTTACGGCCGGTTATCCTGCTCGATACGTTGAGCTTGTCGGATGCACTGAACGCGCTAAAAGCACACCCTTGCAATACTGCGGTGGTGATCAACGAGTTTGCCACTGTGGTAGGCATGGTGACTTTGTCCAGCATCTTGAACTTTATTGCGCTTAAAGACAGCGAAGCGATAGAGGCTCAGTTTCGGCAAAAAGATGCCTCGCGCTGGCTGGTGCAGGGCGATATGTCGATGAAAGACTTTCAGTTGTCGGTGGTCGAGCATGAGTTTATGCCCGTAGACTCGATTGAAACGCTTGCGGGATATCTGATCCATCACTGCCGACATTTTCCGCATCAGGGCGAAACGATAGAAATTGAAGGCTTTACCTTTAAGGTGACGGAGATACAGGGCCTGGCCATCAAGCAAATTGAAGTGAGCCGCAGTTAA
- a CDS encoding AraC family transcriptional regulator produces the protein MHNELTLQRHQPDGHTGRYVQAVWFARAAQAGTRWLPCDGAQGILFVLKGELMLDGQKIAAPFHIQAPAKQSVELSYSAGAEFAGIRLFPARFKALREAVSPLLAPSGLSELAEQLRQTPKISTLEQWLEDFSALAPDPSYELQHTYQLINKLMQLNPLEDAYRTIPLCMRQLERQVKAQSELTPKYLARIYRIRNAQQQLRDNPLTNLAQLALACGFSDQAHLTREFKQILRITPGKYVLQLFA, from the coding sequence ATGCATAATGAGTTAACTTTACAGCGCCATCAACCGGATGGCCATACCGGACGATACGTGCAGGCCGTGTGGTTTGCACGTGCAGCGCAAGCGGGTACTCGCTGGTTGCCCTGCGATGGTGCCCAGGGGATCTTGTTTGTGCTCAAAGGCGAGCTGATGCTGGATGGACAAAAGATAGCCGCGCCTTTTCATATTCAGGCCCCTGCAAAACAATCTGTAGAGCTAAGTTATAGTGCCGGCGCTGAGTTTGCCGGGATCCGACTGTTCCCGGCAAGGTTTAAAGCGCTACGCGAGGCCGTCTCCCCCTTGCTGGCGCCATCTGGTTTGTCTGAACTGGCTGAGCAGCTCAGGCAAACGCCCAAAATCAGTACGCTTGAGCAGTGGCTCGAGGATTTTTCTGCTTTAGCGCCCGATCCTAGCTACGAGTTGCAACACACGTATCAGCTGATCAATAAACTGATGCAGTTGAACCCGCTTGAGGATGCTTATCGCACTATACCACTGTGTATGCGCCAGTTGGAGCGGCAGGTCAAAGCGCAGTCAGAGCTGACACCCAAATACCTGGCTCGCATTTATCGGATCCGCAATGCACAACAGCAGCTCAGGGATAACCCTTTGACAAATCTGGCACAATTGGCGCTGGCCTGCGGATTTTCAGATCAAGCCCACCTCACCCGAGAATTTAAACAGATTTTGCGGATCACGCCGGGTAAATATGTCCTTCAATTATTTGCCTGA
- a CDS encoding carboxymuconolactone decarboxylase family protein, which produces MKRANYLQCAPKLMQHLFTQEQLLNEEVTRNLDIKLWELVKLRASQLNQCGYCIAMHSRQAMELGECPKRIIALNAWRDMSGFTTKERLALALCEQLTNAQPIEDTLYTQLSDVFSDDALVTLTVAINAINAWNRVVKMFKPEPDA; this is translated from the coding sequence ATGAAAAGAGCCAATTATTTACAATGCGCCCCAAAGTTGATGCAACACCTATTCACTCAGGAGCAGTTACTGAATGAAGAAGTCACCCGTAATCTGGATATTAAACTCTGGGAGCTGGTGAAGCTCAGAGCGTCTCAGTTAAACCAGTGTGGCTATTGTATTGCCATGCACAGCCGTCAAGCGATGGAACTGGGCGAATGCCCCAAGCGGATCATTGCACTTAACGCCTGGCGCGACATGTCGGGCTTTACCACTAAGGAGCGATTAGCGCTGGCTTTGTGCGAGCAATTGACAAACGCCCAGCCGATTGAGGATACTTTGTATACACAGTTGTCTGACGTGTTCAGTGATGATGCCCTGGTGACCTTAACGGTAGCCATTAATGCCATCAATGCCTGGAACCGCGTTGTTAAAATGTTTAAACCTGAACCCGATGCATAA
- a CDS encoding SGNH/GDSL hydrolase family protein codes for MCRLILILLGLTISLSVFATILPATHHALVYEGRVHKNYQQGSVEFNWPGTAIHTQLVGKSIAINLQGYGDQFDVLVDGQLHRKIVTASTGEAERFVLFEQAEPGRVLIEVVKRWEHYQSRSKLLHVEVDGRLEGVWETQPHILFIGDSISAGFGSESTKRQCDWQEIVDSSNARLAFPYIAAQHLNSTFTQVSYSGLGLIRNWNGNQTHHTLVDYVDQLSALYGDNLAYQERFPQLIVLEFGTNDFSTDPQPHEPWQNIEEVKLAWEEAMVEFVRSLRSRYPDVAIVVMPRPAYPYDFIIPATDTALRQLASEGIDEVYANTFVSPLEGCIWHPTAREHQHIASELVAFIKQHNLL; via the coding sequence ATGTGTCGCTTAATACTTATCTTGCTGGGGCTGACTATCAGTCTCAGTGTTTTTGCCACGATTTTACCTGCCACGCACCACGCGCTGGTCTATGAGGGCCGGGTACATAAAAACTATCAACAAGGCAGTGTGGAGTTTAACTGGCCCGGAACGGCCATTCATACTCAGCTGGTGGGAAAGTCTATTGCGATCAATCTGCAAGGTTATGGCGACCAATTTGATGTGCTGGTCGATGGTCAGTTGCATCGCAAGATTGTGACCGCGTCGACGGGAGAGGCCGAGCGTTTTGTGTTATTCGAACAGGCCGAGCCGGGCCGTGTGCTTATCGAAGTGGTCAAACGCTGGGAGCATTATCAGTCACGCAGCAAGCTGCTGCATGTGGAGGTTGATGGCCGGCTGGAAGGGGTATGGGAAACGCAGCCGCATATTCTGTTTATTGGCGACTCAATCAGTGCAGGGTTTGGCAGTGAGTCGACCAAACGTCAATGTGACTGGCAGGAAATTGTCGATTCCAGTAATGCCAGGCTGGCGTTTCCGTATATAGCGGCACAACACTTGAACAGCACATTTACACAGGTGTCGTATTCCGGACTGGGCTTGATCCGCAACTGGAATGGCAATCAGACGCACCATACCTTAGTGGATTATGTTGACCAGCTTTCGGCGCTGTACGGGGATAATCTGGCTTATCAGGAGCGCTTTCCTCAGCTTATTGTACTTGAATTTGGCACCAATGATTTTAGTACAGATCCGCAACCTCACGAACCCTGGCAAAACATAGAAGAAGTTAAACTGGCCTGGGAAGAGGCCATGGTTGAGTTTGTTCGTTCATTGCGCAGTCGCTACCCCGATGTGGCCATTGTGGTAATGCCTCGTCCGGCGTATCCCTATGATTTTATTATTCCCGCCACCGATACGGCGTTGCGTCAGCTTGCCAGCGAGGGCATAGATGAGGTGTATGCCAACACCTTTGTATCGCCGCTGGAAGGCTGCATCTGGCACCCAACTGCGCGGGAGCATCAGCATATAGCCAGCGAGCTGGTGGCATTTATTAAACAGCATAACCTGCTTTAA